The following proteins come from a genomic window of Nostoc sp. ATCC 53789:
- a CDS encoding 2-phosphosulfolactate phosphatase family protein, whose protein sequence is MKLFVYHTPELTPTGKAPECAIAVDVLRATSTIATVLAAGGEAVQVFSDLDKLVEVSEKWPAEKRLRAGERGGAKVPGFELGNSPLDCTPELVQGRRLFISTTNGTRALQRVQDSPNLLAAALINRAAVVQFLLEKQPETVWIVGSGWEGSFSLEDTVCAGAIAHSILQQTQLSPEELAGNDEVAGAIALYSQWQDNLLGLFHQASHGQRLLRLDCLDDLKYCSQTDILDVLPIQHETGVLKSQRK, encoded by the coding sequence GTGAAGCTATTTGTATACCACACTCCTGAATTGACTCCAACGGGTAAAGCGCCAGAATGTGCGATCGCAGTCGATGTTTTGCGGGCTACTAGCACAATAGCGACAGTTTTGGCAGCTGGAGGCGAAGCTGTACAAGTATTCAGCGATTTAGACAAGTTAGTTGAAGTTAGCGAAAAATGGCCCGCTGAAAAACGGCTGCGAGCTGGAGAACGCGGTGGCGCGAAAGTACCTGGCTTTGAGTTGGGTAACTCTCCCCTCGATTGCACACCAGAATTAGTGCAGGGGCGACGGTTGTTTATCAGTACCACAAATGGCACTCGTGCTTTACAACGGGTACAAGACTCCCCAAATCTCTTAGCAGCTGCCTTGATTAACCGGGCGGCGGTAGTGCAATTTCTCCTAGAAAAACAACCAGAGACAGTGTGGATTGTCGGTTCCGGTTGGGAAGGTAGTTTTTCTTTAGAGGATACAGTTTGTGCGGGTGCGATCGCTCATAGCATTTTACAACAAACACAGTTGTCACCAGAAGAACTAGCTGGTAACGATGAAGTGGCTGGTGCGATCGCTCTTTACTCTCAGTGGCAAGATAACTTATTAGGATTATTCCACCAAGCTAGTCACGGACAACGATTGTTGCGTCTTGACTGTCTAGATGATTTAAAATATTGTTCCCAAACTGATATTTTAGATGTTTTGCCAATACAACATGAAACGGGAGTATTAAAAAGTCAAAGGAAATAG
- a CDS encoding M56 family metallopeptidase, producing the protein MHLIMILNSLAVAWWLRSAWNQHQGNWNLRWQRSLFLFLFPPLLIFMTAIAVLFMGPQGQMGGMYTGSISYLLALIYLAFFAISCIKLAFQGWQSVESARNCPLVNVGDRRARLLQTGALFAGQIGFWQPELVVSQGLVQTLSPAHLESVLAHEQGHHHYRDTFWFFWLGWVRSCTAWLPNTEPLWEELLALRELRADGYAALQVDPLVLAESLLLVVSSGPVLSEICCAALGSSGADRLEQRVEALLAPPEPTPEAQLQSWHGFLLALLPLVTVMFHS; encoded by the coding sequence ATGCATCTGATAATGATTTTGAATTCTTTGGCAGTTGCCTGGTGGTTAAGATCCGCTTGGAATCAACACCAAGGTAATTGGAATCTGCGGTGGCAGCGATCGCTATTTTTGTTTCTCTTCCCGCCTTTGCTAATTTTCATGACTGCGATCGCTGTGCTGTTCATGGGGCCTCAAGGGCAAATGGGCGGCATGTATACAGGCTCAATTAGCTATTTACTAGCATTAATTTATTTGGCATTTTTTGCCATTTCATGTATTAAACTTGCCTTCCAGGGTTGGCAGTCTGTAGAATCTGCCCGTAACTGTCCTTTAGTAAATGTTGGCGATAGACGAGCCAGACTGCTGCAAACAGGTGCGTTGTTTGCAGGTCAAATCGGTTTTTGGCAACCAGAACTAGTGGTTAGCCAAGGATTAGTACAAACTCTCTCACCGGCTCATTTAGAAAGCGTATTAGCCCATGAGCAAGGGCATCACCATTACAGGGATACATTCTGGTTTTTCTGGCTGGGTTGGGTGCGTTCTTGCACCGCATGGTTGCCGAATACAGAGCCTTTATGGGAAGAATTGTTAGCTTTGCGCGAACTCCGTGCTGACGGTTATGCAGCATTGCAGGTAGACCCTCTGGTGTTAGCGGAATCACTTTTATTAGTAGTTAGTAGCGGCCCCGTCTTATCAGAAATTTGCTGTGCTGCGTTAGGTTCCTCTGGTGCAGATCGTTTAGAACAAAGAGTAGAAGCTCTATTAGCACCACCAGAACCAACTCCAGAAGCTCAATTACAATCCTGGCATGGCTTTCTGTTAGCTTTGTTACCTTTAGTAACTGTGATGTTTCATAGTTAA
- the rfbD gene encoding dTDP-4-dehydrorhamnose reductase: MTKSILLIGSNGQVGKELEQIVSSYGDVTSVARPIVDLAQPDNLRNFIRAKQPQIIINAAAYTAVDKAESEPELAIAINATAPLIIAQESQKLGAFLIHISTDYVFDGNGYRPYQETDVTNPLSVYGKTKLAGEKAIRETCAHHLILRTAWVYGTFGKSNFVKTMLRLGAERQELRVVADQIGSPTWAQDIATVIAQTIPQLTSEISGTYHYTNSGVASWYDFAVAIFEEAQQLGFPLKVERIVPITTTEYPTPACRPAYSVLACGKISAILGTYAPHWRQRLRQMLTDFKIGNED, encoded by the coding sequence ATGACTAAATCAATTTTGCTGATTGGTAGCAACGGTCAAGTGGGTAAGGAACTAGAACAAATCGTCTCAAGCTATGGCGATGTTACCTCAGTAGCACGCCCAATAGTAGACCTTGCCCAACCCGATAACCTCCGCAACTTTATCAGAGCAAAGCAGCCGCAAATCATTATTAATGCTGCTGCTTACACTGCTGTAGACAAAGCCGAAAGCGAACCCGAACTTGCGATCGCTATTAATGCTACTGCACCCCTGATTATTGCCCAAGAAAGCCAAAAATTAGGAGCTTTTCTAATTCATATTTCGACCGATTATGTTTTTGATGGTAATGGGTATCGTCCTTACCAGGAAACCGATGTAACTAATCCCTTGAGTGTTTATGGTAAAACCAAACTTGCTGGAGAAAAAGCAATTCGGGAAACTTGCGCCCATCACCTCATCCTCCGCACTGCTTGGGTTTATGGAACCTTTGGCAAAAGTAATTTTGTCAAAACCATGCTGCGACTAGGTGCAGAACGCCAAGAACTTCGTGTTGTTGCCGATCAAATTGGTAGCCCGACTTGGGCGCAAGATATAGCCACAGTCATCGCCCAGACGATTCCTCAGTTAACCTCAGAAATTAGTGGCACTTATCACTACACTAATAGCGGCGTTGCTAGCTGGTATGACTTTGCAGTTGCCATTTTTGAAGAAGCCCAACAGCTAGGCTTCCCTTTGAAAGTTGAACGTATTGTCCCCATTACAACTACCGAATATCCGACACCAGCTTGTCGCCCAGCCTATTCTGTGCTTGCTTGTGGGAAAATTTCTGCAATTCTAGGGACTTATGCCCCTCATTGGCGACAAAGACTTCGGCAAATGCTCACAGATTTTAAAATTGGGAATGAAGATTAG
- the rfbC gene encoding dTDP-4-dehydrorhamnose 3,5-epimerase, which translates to MSIVQTKIPEVIQLEPKVFADDRGFFFEAYNDRKFAQDTGIIANFVQDNHSCSKQNVLRGLHYQIQQPQGKLVRAIVGTIFDVAVDIRKSSATFGKWVGYELSAENKRLLWIPPGFAHGFLVLSEIAEVLYKATDYYAPQGDRTILWNDPDLAIDWPLSGPPILSAKDQAGKPLRTAEVFD; encoded by the coding sequence ATGAGTATTGTACAGACCAAAATTCCCGAAGTTATACAACTCGAACCCAAAGTATTTGCAGATGATCGCGGATTCTTTTTTGAAGCCTACAACGATCGAAAATTTGCTCAAGATACTGGTATTATTGCCAACTTTGTCCAAGATAACCACTCTTGCTCTAAACAAAACGTTCTGCGGGGATTGCATTACCAAATTCAACAACCCCAAGGTAAACTTGTCCGAGCTATTGTTGGCACTATCTTTGACGTAGCTGTAGATATTAGAAAAAGTTCAGCTACCTTCGGTAAATGGGTGGGTTATGAACTCAGTGCTGAGAACAAACGTCTACTGTGGATACCACCAGGCTTTGCTCACGGGTTTCTTGTGCTTTCAGAAATAGCCGAAGTTCTCTACAAAGCTACAGATTACTACGCACCCCAAGGCGATCGCACAATTCTATGGAACGATCCAGATTTAGCGATAGATTGGCCCCTGAGTGGACCACCGATTTTATCAGCTAAAGACCAAGCCGGGAAACCTTTGAGAACTGCTGAAGTATTTGATTAA
- a CDS encoding BlaI/MecI/CopY family transcriptional regulator, with protein sequence MAPLPDYRPKQLSLGPLEAEILNIIWELGSATVKDVHDRILTDPNRELAYTSVTTVLRRLTDKGWLACDKKERAFYWRPMLSKQQSDVIKAHEQLQRFLAVGNPDVVAAFADSLDEAASEQIAAIAKRIQSARQASEEK encoded by the coding sequence ATGGCACCTTTACCAGACTACCGCCCTAAACAACTATCTTTAGGCCCGTTGGAAGCGGAAATTTTAAATATCATCTGGGAACTTGGTTCAGCCACAGTCAAGGATGTACACGATCGCATTTTGACCGATCCCAACCGCGAATTAGCCTATACTTCTGTCACCACTGTTTTACGTCGCCTCACTGATAAAGGTTGGTTAGCCTGCGATAAAAAAGAGCGGGCATTCTATTGGCGGCCAATGCTGAGTAAGCAGCAATCAGATGTCATCAAAGCTCACGAGCAGTTACAGCGATTTCTGGCGGTGGGGAACCCCGATGTTGTTGCAGCCTTTGCTGATAGTCTGGATGAAGCAGCTAGTGAGCAAATAGCAGCGATCGCCAAACGGATTCAATCTGCACGCCAAGCCAGCGAGGAAAAATGA